A stretch of DNA from Puniceicoccaceae bacterium:
TGGAGCAGGACAAATGTGATCTCATCTGCCGGGTCTGCGACGAAATCATCGCTGGCGATCTCGCCGATCACTTCCCACTGGTTGTCTGGCAGACGGGATCGGGCACCCAGTCCAACATGAATTGCAACGAGGTCATCGCGAACCGCGCCCATGTGATGGAAGGCAAGGAACTCGGAGTGGGTAAGCGCACCGTCCATCCCAACGATGATGTCAACCGCTCACAGTCCTCAAACGACACCTTTCCCACCGCGATGCACATCGCTGCCTACAACACACTCGTGCGGCATACGATTCCCAGTATCGAACACCTCAAACAAACACTCGAAAGCAAGTCCGGACAGATGCACGACGTGGTTAAGATCGGGCGCACCCACTGGATGGATGCGACCCCGTTGACGCTCGGGCAGGAATTTTCCGGCTACGTCTCACAGCTCGAGCATGGTCTGGCAGCATTGCATCGCACCCTTGATCACCTGTCCGAACTTGCGCTCGGCGGCACCGCCGTAGGCACGGGTCTGAATGCACCGCAGGGCTACGCCGAGCGTGTGTCCGAGCACATTGCCCATCTCACCGGGTTGCCCTTCATCACCGCGCGAAACAAGTTCGAATCCCTTGCGGCACACGACGCCATCGTGGAGTCCCACGGAGCACTGAAGCAGCTCGCAGTCAGTCTGATGAAAATCGCCAATGATATTCGCATGCTTGCGTCGGGACCGCGTTCCGGGATCGGGGAAATTACGATTCCCGCCAACGAACCGGGTTCTTCCATCATGCCCGGCAAGGTCAACCCCACGCAGGTGGAAGCATTGACCATGGTCTGCTGTCAGGTCATGGGCAACGATGTCACCATTTCAGTCGCCGGGTCCAATGGGCACTTCGAGCTCAATGTGTTCAAACCCGTCATGATTCACGCCTTCCTGCAGTCTGCCAATCTTCTCGGCGACGCCTGCAAGGCCTTCAACGACTTCTGCGCAGTCGGCATCGAACCCAACCACGCCCGAATTCAACAACACCTGCAAAACTCCCTGATGCTCGTCACTGCACTCAATCCCCACATTGGCTATGAAAACGCCGCCAAAATTGCAAAAAAGGCCCACGCCGAAAACCTCACTCTTAAAGAAGCCGCTCTCGCCCTCAAACTGCTGACCGAACAACAGTTCGATGAGTGGGTGAACCCGCTGCATATGACGGGGCAGGACTAGCTGAGTCGGGCAACGAGGGTATAGCTGGCGGCCAGTCGCCGTGGATTTTCCTTCAACCTCCACTCCCCAGTCTCTGCCACTGGCTCAAACTCATCGGCCAGCGGGTTCCAGGGCACGCTGTCGTGTTCCTCAAACACCTCGATTTCAAAACCCTCCTGCCAGAGCGCATTGAAGATCTCGGCCAGTCCATGATTGAAACTGATACTCAGGGGAGCACCTACCTCTCCCGTTCCTTCGTAGCTGTGGGTCTCTTCAAATGCGATTCCACGCCCCTCGAAATAATCGTACAGGATTTCAATCACCCCATCCGGTCGTGACTCTCCGACAGACCACAGCATCGGGTGCCCCTCACGTAAGAAGAGAAATCCACCCGGCTTGAACAGTGTCCGCACGACAGACGCCCACTGCCGTATGTTTGGCAGCCAGCAAAGGGCACCGATCCCGGTATAGATGAAATCAAATCCCGCACCGACTTTCGCATTGCTCAGGGCTTCCAGCGCACGATAAACCTCACCCTGCACATAGGTCACACCCGCTTTCAACTCCGCATCCAATGCCCGCGCCGCCTGGATCGCAGCTGGCGAAAAGTCCAGACCTGTCATCAATGCTCCCATGCGGGATAACGAGATGGTGTCGGTTCCGATGTGGCACTGCAGGTGAAGCCCGCGCAGTCCACGTATTTCGGGAAGTCTTGGCTGGTCAAATGCAACCACCTTCGAGATGAAATTTGGATCCGAGCGGAAGCGGTCCAGATCATAGCCCTGAAGGTGCAGGGGAACCCGCGAATCCCAGTTGGCCCGATTGATCGATAGATAGTCGTCTGGTTGACTCATGCCGCTCATGTTGAAGGCTATCGTTGTTCAATTCAACTGGCATCGTCATCAATTGCAGTGTGAGGCTGCACGTGCCATGCTCTGCAAGGTTGCCACCCAACCCAGCGTTGAAAACTGACAAGTCCGCCTTAAGCTAACCCTGATTTGAGACGATAAGATGAATTCTTGATGCGATCGCTTTCCACATCTCCAGTCGTACTGAACTCATTCCGTATGCTGTCGCCAGTTGGTATTCCGGCTGCTGGTGTGTTCCCTTGACATGAAATCACTCCTTCCCTTCCTCGCAGCGGGTTGCATGTACGCGCTGACCGCCCACCTGACACATTTTTTTGCGGTAGACCCGATTAACTATCTCCCCGTGTGGCCAGCCGCAGGGGTAGCCTTGCTCTTTGTGGCGCGATTTGGGGCAAGCGCAGTAGCAGGTGTTTTTGCGGGAAGTCTGTTTTCCGTACTCTATTATGCAATTCGCGCAGGCGATCAGCATTATTTGGATGTTCCGCTGCTATGGATGGGTATGGCACTCGGCAACGCGCTACAGGCCTGGATCTGTTATCGAACCCTGCGTCCCACGCTGGAGAATCCCGCCAAACTGACGATCCGTTTTCACACCCCCTGGCTGATCCTGAGGTCTGGCGTGCTGATTCCCATCTGTATTGCCGTGATCATCATCCTGAACATCCACTTTAATGGACGATTGACACTTCGGGATGTGCCGCTGGTTGCATTCATCTGGGCCACAGGCAACTCCTTGGGCATTCTCTCCATGATTCCGCTTCTTT
This window harbors:
- the fumC gene encoding class II fumarate hydratase, encoding MNTRIETDTMGPIEVPADKLWGAQTQRSIECFPIGPAGSMPGEIIRAFGILKKAAALTNLELGALEQDKCDLICRVCDEIIAGDLADHFPLVVWQTGSGTQSNMNCNEVIANRAHVMEGKELGVGKRTVHPNDDVNRSQSSNDTFPTAMHIAAYNTLVRHTIPSIEHLKQTLESKSGQMHDVVKIGRTHWMDATPLTLGQEFSGYVSQLEHGLAALHRTLDHLSELALGGTAVGTGLNAPQGYAERVSEHIAHLTGLPFITARNKFESLAAHDAIVESHGALKQLAVSLMKIANDIRMLASGPRSGIGEITIPANEPGSSIMPGKVNPTQVEALTMVCCQVMGNDVTISVAGSNGHFELNVFKPVMIHAFLQSANLLGDACKAFNDFCAVGIEPNHARIQQHLQNSLMLVTALNPHIGYENAAKIAKKAHAENLTLKEAALALKLLTEQQFDEWVNPLHMTGQD
- a CDS encoding class I SAM-dependent methyltransferase, which encodes MSQPDDYLSINRANWDSRVPLHLQGYDLDRFRSDPNFISKVVAFDQPRLPEIRGLRGLHLQCHIGTDTISLSRMGALMTGLDFSPAAIQAARALDAELKAGVTYVQGEVYRALEALSNAKVGAGFDFIYTGIGALCWLPNIRQWASVVRTLFKPGGFLFLREGHPMLWSVGESRPDGVIEILYDYFEGRGIAFEETHSYEGTGEVGAPLSISFNHGLAEIFNALWQEGFEIEVFEEHDSVPWNPLADEFEPVAETGEWRLKENPRRLAASYTLVARLS